From the Methanooceanicella nereidis genome, one window contains:
- a CDS encoding cation:proton antiporter — MIEAAILFALVLMLLLGKAFGELFHKLGFSPLIGQMVAGIALGPMCLNVVTLTGDFELLFNISVLFMMFLMGLAVDFEKVMSENVYKASFMSLIGGCLTFFSASTITALLGFDINVALLVGISFISTSTAIGFMVLTKLGDNYSRVFKSIVAVGITDDIFAMLALSLFLSYLSTGVDLESAFKLFLLVLGFIIFVLSFGRSITERLIKYSRKSTDEQSIISYSLIILFFVAFLSDSIGVASVTGAFLAGTLLARSQFSYKVITPKIEAVSEGFFVPIFFVYTGARINILEILSSENIDLMIAAIPIDVVLFLGLLMAVLASKLIGTYISASMIGEYKDEEIKKMGLAMTPMGEYTLVIGQLGLVIGILTTQIYSVLALIVLATSIFTPIMLRKAYDR, encoded by the coding sequence TTGATAGAGGCAGCGATTCTATTTGCTTTAGTGTTAATGCTACTTCTAGGGAAAGCTTTTGGCGAACTATTCCACAAGCTAGGCTTCTCTCCCTTGATCGGCCAGATGGTGGCCGGTATAGCTCTGGGTCCCATGTGCCTCAACGTCGTCACTCTGACAGGCGACTTCGAACTACTGTTCAACATAAGCGTATTGTTCATGATGTTCCTCATGGGGCTCGCCGTAGATTTTGAAAAGGTCATGAGCGAGAATGTTTACAAGGCATCTTTCATGTCCCTGATAGGCGGCTGCCTGACGTTCTTTTCGGCATCTACGATAACGGCGTTGCTGGGCTTCGACATCAACGTGGCGCTTCTTGTCGGCATTTCTTTCATATCCACATCCACCGCGATCGGATTTATGGTCCTCACGAAGCTCGGGGATAACTACAGCAGGGTGTTCAAGAGCATCGTGGCTGTCGGTATAACGGATGATATTTTTGCGATGCTCGCGCTGTCGCTGTTTCTCTCTTACCTGTCTACGGGCGTAGACCTCGAGTCCGCGTTCAAGCTATTCCTGCTTGTACTGGGCTTTATAATATTCGTCCTCAGTTTCGGAAGGTCCATAACGGAGAGGCTGATAAAGTACTCGAGAAAGTCGACCGACGAGCAATCCATCATATCTTACTCGCTCATAATATTATTCTTCGTGGCGTTCCTCAGCGACAGCATCGGCGTAGCATCGGTAACGGGGGCCTTCCTTGCAGGGACTCTTCTGGCAAGGTCCCAATTCTCATACAAGGTCATAACCCCTAAGATAGAGGCAGTAAGCGAAGGGTTCTTCGTCCCCATATTTTTCGTTTATACTGGTGCGAGGATCAATATCCTGGAGATACTATCCTCGGAGAACATTGACCTTATGATCGCCGCGATACCTATAGACGTGGTCTTATTCCTCGGCCTCCTCATGGCGGTATTAGCGAGTAAGCTAATAGGCACATATATATCGGCATCTATGATAGGCGAGTACAAAGATGAAGAAATAAAAAAAATGGGGCTTGCAATGACGCCAATGGGCGAATATACGCTTGTCATCGGACAGTTAGGGCTTGTGATCGGTATACTCACTACCCAGATCTATTCAGTCCTGGCACTTATCGTGCTTGCCACTTCAATATTCACTCCCATCATGCTTCGAAAAGCATATGACAGGTAG
- a CDS encoding universal stress protein, whose translation MKAKILIATDGSKYSKKAVDHGIQVAIKQGYDVLALYVINMKSLELFALSHHDDITGYEGANEMLRAEGEEALAYAVEKGKEAGVNVSTSIVRGYPAQEIIKQAEKEDVGLIVVGNLGKTGLEHLLMGSVSEEVVKKAPCPVLVVRGDV comes from the coding sequence TTGAAAGCTAAAATATTAATAGCAACTGACGGCTCGAAATACAGCAAAAAAGCCGTCGATCACGGGATACAGGTAGCCATCAAGCAGGGCTATGATGTACTTGCCCTGTATGTCATCAACATGAAATCGCTCGAGCTATTCGCTTTAAGCCACCATGATGATATAACAGGATATGAGGGGGCCAACGAGATGCTGAGGGCTGAAGGCGAAGAAGCCCTGGCATATGCCGTAGAAAAAGGGAAAGAGGCTGGCGTAAACGTCTCTACAAGTATAGTTCGCGGATATCCTGCTCAAGAGATAATCAAACAGGCCGAAAAAGAAGATGTCGGACTTATAGTCGTGGGTAACCTGGGTAAGACCGGCCTGGAGCACCTGCTGATGGGCAGCGTATCGGAAGAAGTGGTGAAAAAGGCACCATGCCCTGTGCTTGTGGTCAGGGGAGATGTTTAA
- a CDS encoding GAF domain-containing protein, whose translation MISEITDAICVIDHENRVVWVNKTFEDWFSNHGSLLGKNLNMLFTGASEGCIKGQVFSDIGPNNRKRYFEIECLPTFDELDNKVSDLIAFRDVTTLQTLLNISVLTVSSTTSKDLIAKALDIIGETLGYRTIAILIHNNGVLELADSRGYSPMLKSLLAYQRVSPNEKGLAGRSAYLNKIIIKDIREGTVSEKLLAESRRLGITTVVTVPLVERDELVGVLVISTSYKPSPEEVNLLKIVSNQLSVSLRKIIFEENLVNARDEIELYIDLMCHDITNANQAALGYLEFVPGKSKEEAEQYISSAVSSIYRVNSLIENVRKLRRVEPEMIESVSIKESMDNAIIDAYALAESLRKPVRINSEVNPVHRVRANKLLRDLFYNILETIVRRIDRNGVIDIRVKIEGDTYNVIFEDTGPGLEKAKDGIILSKEIYKCPRTGQIGIGMYFIRNLVGRFHGSISIDERVPGKIHEGNRYILTLKAG comes from the coding sequence ATGATCAGTGAAATAACCGACGCTATCTGTGTTATTGACCATGAGAACCGGGTAGTCTGGGTAAACAAGACCTTCGAAGACTGGTTCTCAAATCATGGTAGCTTGCTCGGTAAAAACTTAAATATGCTGTTCACGGGTGCATCGGAAGGATGCATCAAGGGCCAGGTGTTCTCGGACATCGGGCCTAATAACAGGAAGAGGTATTTTGAGATAGAGTGCCTCCCGACCTTCGATGAACTGGATAACAAGGTAAGCGACCTTATAGCGTTCAGGGACGTTACGACGCTTCAGACATTATTGAATATATCCGTCCTGACCGTATCGTCGACAACCTCTAAAGACCTGATAGCCAAAGCCCTCGATATTATAGGGGAGACACTGGGGTACAGGACCATCGCCATACTGATACATAATAACGGCGTCCTTGAACTCGCCGACAGTCGGGGATATAGCCCGATGCTTAAGTCACTCTTAGCCTATCAAAGGGTGAGCCCTAATGAAAAAGGCCTTGCAGGGAGGTCTGCATATCTTAATAAGATAATAATCAAAGACATCAGGGAAGGCACGGTGTCGGAAAAGCTGCTGGCTGAATCCAGGCGGCTTGGTATCACCACGGTCGTAACTGTTCCGCTCGTCGAGCGTGATGAACTTGTCGGGGTACTGGTCATATCGACATCATATAAGCCTTCGCCTGAAGAGGTCAATCTTTTAAAGATAGTCTCAAACCAGCTATCGGTAAGCCTGAGGAAGATCATATTCGAGGAAAACCTCGTGAACGCCCGTGATGAGATAGAGCTGTATATCGATCTCATGTGCCATGACATCACGAACGCGAACCAGGCCGCCCTCGGCTATCTGGAGTTTGTCCCGGGAAAGTCCAAGGAAGAGGCCGAGCAATATATATCCAGCGCAGTGAGCTCGATCTACCGCGTTAACTCATTGATAGAGAATGTGAGGAAATTACGCAGAGTAGAGCCTGAAATGATCGAATCCGTAAGCATCAAGGAGTCCATGGATAACGCGATAATAGACGCTTATGCCCTTGCGGAGTCGTTAAGGAAACCTGTCCGGATAAACTCGGAAGTCAATCCTGTGCACCGGGTCAGAGCAAATAAGCTGTTGAGAGACCTGTTCTATAACATCCTGGAAACTATCGTTAGAAGGATAGACAGGAACGGTGTGATCGACATAAGGGTAAAAATCGAGGGTGATACTTATAATGTCATCTTTGAGGATACGGGGCCAGGCCTTGAAAAAGCTAAAGACGGGATCATACTGAGCAAAGAGATCTATAAATGCCCCAGGACGGGGCAGATAGGTATCGGGATGTATTTTATCCGGAACCTTGTAGGCAGATTCCACGGCAGCATATCTATAGATGAAAGGGTGCCGGGAAAAATTCATGAGGGGAACAGGTATATTCTTACGCTCAAAGCAGGTTAA
- a CDS encoding TIM barrel protein codes for MISIGIAGIPQGAKGGGTEAGIQYLCDIGLDAMEVQFVRNVYMTPKTAKAGAEAAERCGLKLSVHAPYYINLASKKKETQEKSKDWLVRSARIAHVLGAGIVVFHPAREVEPGVIKGHLTEVSKTLSGEGINTVLGLETTGDEVEFGSIDDIMDVIREVPGTDIVLDFAHLHSRGNGALKTKADFEEVFDKLSSVKKNDFHIHFSGIEYKNAREVRHLPIDAGPDFRLLAEVLTERDYNARIICESPELENDALKMKKIIKELNGKSH; via the coding sequence ATGATCAGTATCGGGATAGCGGGGATACCCCAGGGAGCAAAAGGCGGGGGCACCGAAGCAGGAATACAATACCTTTGTGACATCGGCCTGGATGCAATGGAAGTGCAGTTCGTAAGGAACGTATATATGACCCCGAAGACTGCAAAGGCCGGGGCCGAAGCCGCGGAGCGATGCGGGCTCAAGCTTTCCGTTCACGCTCCATATTATATCAATCTCGCAAGTAAAAAGAAAGAGACCCAGGAAAAGAGTAAAGACTGGCTTGTCAGGTCTGCAAGGATAGCTCATGTTCTCGGGGCCGGTATAGTTGTATTTCATCCGGCGCGTGAAGTTGAACCCGGGGTCATAAAAGGGCATTTGACGGAAGTCAGTAAAACGCTCTCGGGCGAAGGTATAAACACCGTACTCGGCCTGGAGACGACCGGGGACGAAGTTGAATTCGGCAGCATTGACGACATCATGGATGTCATCCGGGAGGTTCCGGGCACTGACATCGTCCTGGATTTTGCCCATCTCCATTCCAGGGGGAACGGCGCATTAAAGACAAAGGCCGATTTCGAAGAAGTTTTCGATAAACTATCGTCAGTTAAAAAGAATGATTTTCATATCCATTTTTCCGGTATTGAATATAAAAACGCCCGGGAAGTAAGGCATCTTCCGATAGACGCCGGCCCTGATTTCAGGCTGCTTGCAGAAGTGCTAACGGAAAGGGATTATAATGCAAGGATAATATGCGAGTCGCCGGAACTTGAGAATGACGCGCTAAAGATGAAAAAGATCATCAAAGAACTAAATGGCAAGTCCCATTGA
- a CDS encoding rhodanese-like domain-containing protein translates to MKRMALILGILMIMVVILSIQTSCAELDGQVVSVPGGSYRIINSEQLHRVMPDGNIVMINVHVPYEGEIPHTDLFIPYNEIEKYSDRLPQDKGATIVIYCRSGRMGDIAAEKLVQMGYTNVYNLREGMKVWGQKGYRVFYNPRMS, encoded by the coding sequence ATGAAAAGAATGGCATTAATATTAGGCATTCTGATGATCATGGTCGTAATATTATCAATTCAAACGTCATGCGCTGAACTGGACGGCCAGGTCGTGAGCGTTCCCGGAGGCAGTTATCGTATCATAAATTCTGAGCAACTTCACAGAGTTATGCCTGATGGAAATATCGTGATGATAAACGTTCACGTCCCTTACGAAGGAGAGATCCCGCACACAGACCTTTTCATACCCTATAATGAGATCGAAAAATATAGTGATAGGCTCCCTCAGGATAAAGGCGCGACTATAGTGATCTATTGCCGCAGCGGCAGGATGGGCGATATTGCTGCCGAGAAGCTGGTTCAAATGGGCTATACGAATGTCTATAACCTGAGAGAAGGCATGAAGGTGTGGGGACAGAAGGGTTATAGGGTTTTCTATAATCCACGAATGTCGTAG
- a CDS encoding M48 family metalloprotease, translating to MYTKWGMTIRKIFVYGTLFVLLFLAVGVLIYFNVSPFLIALLSGGFLFIQYFFSDKLVLWSTGAKVVKDVEAPALHAIIEKLCSQMGLPKPRIAIMQNDMPNAFATGRNRKNAVVAVTTGILRVLNERELEGVLAHELSHIKNRDMFVVTFASFVVSLVSFVIYILLSSFMARGSDSSYGSSYTAWMISILLSNTLGVILVNTISRYREYGADRGAAYATGNPDGLINALKKISGARYSPSSVSSLTSAKCLCIQSLTGRGLMELFSTHPPIEKRIAELERIRSEIRGY from the coding sequence ATGTATACAAAATGGGGGATGACAATCAGAAAGATCTTTGTCTACGGAACACTGTTCGTTCTGTTATTCCTCGCGGTAGGAGTACTTATCTATTTTAACGTAAGCCCGTTCTTAATAGCTCTCCTATCAGGAGGTTTCCTGTTCATACAATATTTCTTCTCGGACAAGCTCGTGCTCTGGAGTACCGGTGCGAAAGTAGTGAAAGATGTAGAAGCGCCGGCACTTCATGCTATAATAGAAAAGCTATGTTCGCAGATGGGACTTCCTAAGCCAAGGATCGCCATAATGCAAAACGATATGCCGAACGCTTTCGCGACGGGCAGGAACAGAAAGAACGCCGTAGTAGCCGTTACGACCGGCATCTTGCGCGTGCTTAACGAGCGTGAGCTTGAAGGCGTCCTTGCCCATGAGCTGTCACATATAAAGAACCGGGACATGTTCGTAGTGACCTTTGCCAGCTTTGTCGTATCTCTGGTAAGCTTTGTGATATATATCCTGCTGTCCTCGTTCATGGCCAGAGGAAGCGATAGTAGCTATGGGTCAAGCTACACTGCATGGATGATATCGATCCTGCTGTCCAACACTCTGGGAGTGATACTGGTAAACACCATATCCCGCTACAGGGAATATGGGGCGGACAGGGGAGCGGCTTATGCGACCGGAAATCCGGACGGGCTTATAAACGCCTTAAAAAAGATATCCGGTGCGAGGTATTCGCCTTCCAGCGTATCATCTTTAACCTCGGCAAAATGCCTTTGCATACAGTCCCTGACAGGACGGGGCTTAATGGAGCTTTTCTCCACTCACCCGCCCATTGAGAAGCGTATAGCTGAGCTTGAAAGGATAAGATCAGAGATTCGCGGTTATTAA
- a CDS encoding ATP-binding cassette domain-containing protein, giving the protein MTDVPIAVYGLCKRFRDFVAVDSVSFEIESGIFGLLGPNGAGKSTIVLMLTTLLKPTSGNAFICGYDIKKEPVKVRECISYVPQDLAVDDKLTGRENVTMFARLYGIRDPAKKVNEVLDLLELTDKADMRTNTYSGGMKRRLELAQALVHEPKVLFFDEPTVGLDVASRTRIWSHLRKLAAEGVTIFITTHYMDEADMFCDRVAIIDHGSIKAIDSPSNLKSKLSKPIVTIKVQDTNSFFPDLYYDVEGISLVGSEAGALRFMVDNDQQAIPYLSEIMIKNGIKIASISVQQPTLNEVFLKNIEPVEEMWNKNAGLRFKRMVRRRK; this is encoded by the coding sequence ATGACAGATGTACCTATCGCAGTATACGGCTTATGTAAACGTTTCAGGGATTTCGTAGCGGTCGACAGTGTCAGCTTTGAGATAGAAAGCGGCATATTCGGGCTTCTTGGCCCTAACGGGGCTGGTAAGAGCACCATAGTGCTGATGCTGACCACCCTGCTTAAGCCGACATCCGGGAATGCTTTCATATGCGGCTATGACATAAAAAAGGAACCTGTTAAGGTCAGGGAATGTATCAGCTATGTACCGCAGGACCTTGCAGTCGACGATAAGCTTACAGGCAGGGAGAACGTCACTATGTTCGCCAGGCTTTACGGTATCAGGGACCCTGCGAAAAAGGTCAATGAGGTGCTTGATCTTCTGGAGCTTACTGATAAGGCGGATATGCGAACTAACACCTACTCGGGAGGTATGAAAAGAAGACTCGAGCTGGCCCAGGCGCTTGTACACGAGCCCAAGGTCCTGTTTTTCGATGAGCCTACCGTGGGCCTTGATGTCGCCTCCCGGACACGAATATGGTCACATTTAAGAAAGCTGGCGGCAGAAGGTGTCACGATATTTATTACGACGCATTATATGGATGAGGCGGATATGTTCTGTGACAGGGTGGCGATCATAGATCATGGCAGCATTAAAGCCATAGATTCGCCGTCAAATTTAAAAAGCAAGCTGTCAAAGCCCATAGTCACAATAAAAGTGCAGGACACAAATTCGTTTTTCCCCGACCTTTACTATGACGTAGAAGGAATATCTCTTGTGGGTTCGGAAGCGGGTGCGTTAAGGTTCATGGTCGACAACGATCAGCAGGCAATTCCCTATCTTTCGGAAATCATGATAAAGAACGGCATCAAGATCGCATCGATATCCGTTCAGCAGCCGACACTGAATGAGGTGTTTTTAAAGAATATAGAGCCTGTAGAGGAAATGTGGAATAAGAATGCGGGATTGAGATTCAAAAGAATGGTGCGAAGGCGAAAATGA
- a CDS encoding cation diffusion facilitator family transporter, with translation MVNQLNDIELLNKEKTSTALLSIISNTCLVILKLVAGFMIGSVSVISEAIHSGIDLVAAIIAYFSVRTSSRPPDRKHAFGHGKIENISGTIEALLIFIAAALIIKEAYGKLSHGVEMEDVSLGILVMLISMIVNIFVSQKLMKTAKKTESIALEADAWHLRTDVLTSGGIFLGLVAIKLTGIAILDPILAILVALFIIKAAIELTVKSVKDLLDAKLPEDEEKTIEEIITGYSGEHVSFHEMRTRKSGSDRFIDLHLVVSRNLSVEDANAISERIKNDIKEKLPRTSVVIQLEPCSADKICNNCGQGCNIES, from the coding sequence ATGGTAAACCAGTTGAATGATATAGAACTCCTGAATAAGGAAAAAACAAGTACAGCACTATTATCGATCATATCGAACACATGCCTGGTCATCCTGAAACTTGTAGCCGGGTTCATGATAGGCTCGGTAAGTGTGATATCAGAGGCGATCCACTCAGGCATAGACCTGGTGGCTGCTATCATCGCGTACTTTTCTGTCAGGACCTCGAGCAGGCCGCCTGACCGGAAACACGCTTTCGGCCACGGCAAGATAGAGAACATATCGGGGACAATAGAAGCGTTACTGATATTCATCGCAGCCGCGCTCATAATAAAGGAAGCTTACGGCAAGCTTTCGCACGGCGTAGAGATGGAGGACGTAAGCCTCGGTATCCTCGTAATGCTCATATCCATGATAGTGAACATCTTCGTATCACAGAAACTCATGAAGACCGCTAAGAAGACTGAAAGCATTGCCCTTGAAGCGGACGCATGGCACTTAAGGACTGACGTGCTCACATCCGGGGGAATATTCCTCGGGCTTGTCGCCATCAAGCTGACCGGAATCGCGATACTGGACCCGATACTGGCTATCCTTGTCGCGTTGTTCATCATCAAGGCCGCTATCGAGCTGACAGTCAAGTCCGTAAAAGACCTGCTTGACGCAAAGCTGCCGGAGGATGAGGAAAAGACGATCGAAGAGATCATTACAGGATATTCCGGCGAGCATGTAAGCTTCCATGAGATGCGTACCAGAAAGTCGGGATCGGACAGGTTCATCGACCTTCACCTGGTAGTATCCAGAAACCTTAGCGTAGAGGACGCGAACGCCATTTCGGAGCGCATTAAGAACGATATAAAGGAAAAGCTTCCGAGAACGAGCGTGGTCATACAGCTTGAACCATGCAGCGCCGATAAAATATGCAATAACTGCGGACAGGGGTGTAATATTGAAAGCTAA
- a CDS encoding FecCD family ABC transporter permease produces the protein MEKTSYKWTIIIVVLIIALISVVVISTAIGPVQISPDNVLLIILSNVPLLCKDLTFTLGIGDLSFHVQLPHIINIAKTWTTSQENIIMAVRLPRVLLGILVGASLAVAGVTAQAIFRNPMADPYILGISSGAAFGASIVIVMGISAQFLTVGVPLGSFIGAMICSFLVFGIAKKGNKVPVETLLLSGIAVSAFFSAMTSFMMYVGGNSLHQIVYWIMGALWSGGWDDVMVLGPVAIISILIITFFSRDLNVLLLGDETASHLGTDVSIIKIFMIGLTSLVAAVAVSVSGIIGFVGLVIPHIMRLIVGPDHRILIPSSVLMGAIFLTVADTFSRVIIQPTELPVGIITALIGAPFFIYLLRKKKKSPL, from the coding sequence ATGGAAAAAACATCGTATAAGTGGACCATCATTATCGTCGTATTAATAATCGCTCTTATTTCCGTGGTAGTTATCTCCACTGCTATCGGCCCGGTCCAGATAAGCCCTGATAACGTCTTACTTATCATTTTATCAAATGTACCGCTATTATGTAAAGATCTGACATTTACATTGGGCATTGGCGATCTATCATTCCATGTCCAGCTTCCGCATATAATAAATATAGCGAAGACCTGGACGACAAGTCAAGAAAACATCATTATGGCAGTGAGGCTTCCCAGAGTCCTGCTTGGCATTCTCGTAGGCGCATCGCTTGCCGTCGCCGGCGTGACCGCCCAGGCCATATTCAGGAACCCGATGGCGGACCCGTATATTCTTGGAATATCCTCCGGGGCAGCGTTCGGGGCATCAATAGTCATAGTCATGGGCATCAGCGCCCAGTTCTTGACAGTAGGCGTTCCGCTGGGCTCGTTCATCGGGGCGATGATCTGCTCTTTCCTGGTATTCGGCATCGCAAAGAAAGGAAATAAGGTGCCTGTTGAGACATTGTTATTGTCCGGAATCGCCGTATCCGCATTTTTCTCGGCCATGACGTCTTTCATGATGTACGTAGGAGGCAACAGCTTACACCAGATCGTCTACTGGATAATGGGGGCCTTATGGAGCGGCGGATGGGACGATGTGATGGTGCTCGGTCCTGTAGCTATCATATCTATTCTGATCATCACGTTCTTTTCACGCGACCTGAACGTGCTGCTTCTCGGCGACGAGACAGCGTCGCATCTGGGCACGGACGTATCGATCATCAAGATTTTTATGATCGGCCTTACATCTCTCGTGGCTGCCGTGGCGGTATCGGTAAGCGGCATCATAGGATTTGTGGGGCTGGTCATACCTCACATAATGCGGCTGATAGTCGGCCCCGATCACCGGATATTAATTCCGTCCTCGGTGCTCATGGGAGCGATATTCTTAACTGTGGCGGATACGTTCTCAAGAGTGATCATACAGCCTACGGAGTTGCCGGTAGGCATTATAACGGCTTTGATAGGCGCGCCGTTCTTCATTTACTTGCTGAGGAAAAAGAAAAAGAGTCCTTTATAG
- a CDS encoding ABC transporter permease: MSGLLPGAYSHFERDIKRWIRGRVTIFTSLITPTAWLIFVGLTLPAKFTNDYLNFIAPGILVMTVLFSSLQGGIFLSFDKVLGYLNKFLALPSPRESILFGKVLFIITRSLLQVTIIFTIALLLGAVVNTGMAGMAAIYIGLFLFGCLISSFAITIAILAEDFETYSAINGLISMPLFFASTALMPLDTMPGWLRVLASINPVSHIINAIRALFLGDWGAGIEGILKIALMAIIMVSVSVIIFRKATVD; this comes from the coding sequence ATGAGCGGCCTATTACCCGGAGCATACTCGCATTTTGAGCGGGACATAAAAAGATGGATAAGGGGCAGAGTGACTATATTCACATCTTTGATCACGCCTACCGCATGGCTCATATTTGTAGGGCTCACGCTGCCTGCAAAGTTCACGAACGACTATCTTAATTTTATCGCCCCGGGGATCCTTGTAATGACGGTCCTGTTTTCCTCTTTGCAGGGCGGGATATTCCTGTCATTTGACAAAGTCCTCGGATATCTTAATAAGTTCCTTGCGCTGCCGTCGCCCCGTGAGAGCATCCTTTTCGGAAAAGTGCTTTTCATTATTACAAGAAGCCTTTTACAGGTAACCATCATATTTACGATAGCGCTGCTTCTGGGCGCGGTAGTTAATACCGGGATGGCCGGAATGGCCGCGATATATATCGGACTCTTCCTGTTCGGCTGCCTTATCTCTTCTTTTGCCATAACCATCGCGATACTTGCAGAAGATTTCGAGACATATTCTGCCATTAACGGCCTGATAAGCATGCCGCTATTCTTTGCCAGCACTGCGCTCATGCCGCTGGACACTATGCCCGGATGGTTAAGAGTCCTTGCATCCATAAACCCGGTCAGCCATATCATCAACGCGATAAGGGCGTTATTCCTCGGGGATTGGGGAGCGGGGATCGAAGGAATCTTAAAAATAGCGCTGATGGCCATTATTATGGTATCTGTCAGCGTCATTATTTTTAGAAAAGCTACTGTTGACTAG
- a CDS encoding heme ABC transporter ATP-binding protein → MLNVKDISCNYGEIKVLENIDFGTNRGECIGIIGPNGSGKSTLLKAISKIIKPASGNIILCEKDISKMSSKDLAKNLAVVPQDTNVDFEFSCLDIVLMGRNPHIKRFGMESKKDYDVAYTCMEQTGTLHLKDRLISELSGGERQRVIIARALAQEPGVLLLDEPVSHLDINHQIEVLELIERLKKNNGLEVIMVIHDLNLAARYCDRLILLHENKILCAGRPEDVLTRDNIRKAFCANVLVRRHPLTGFVYITLLNSNEPKEKVSGKKVHLISGAGTGTQIMYSLLSKGYDVSAGVLNVLDSDYEAAMQLNIKTVIEAPFSPITPEAYAQNIEMMKNADVIVVSDVPVGWGNLKNLEAVSEIAGSKPVIMVEDEISTEKDFTNGEASKIREKIMSAGAVIAHGAGELPDIIKNKLDA, encoded by the coding sequence GTGCTAAACGTTAAAGATATAAGCTGTAACTATGGGGAAATAAAAGTCCTGGAGAACATAGATTTCGGAACGAACAGGGGAGAGTGTATAGGCATAATCGGCCCCAACGGATCCGGAAAATCCACCCTGCTCAAGGCGATCAGTAAGATAATAAAGCCCGCCTCGGGAAATATCATACTATGTGAAAAGGATATCTCTAAGATGTCCAGTAAAGATCTGGCCAAAAACCTGGCAGTCGTCCCCCAGGACACTAACGTTGATTTTGAGTTCTCGTGCCTTGACATCGTGCTCATGGGCAGGAACCCGCATATAAAGCGGTTCGGCATGGAGAGTAAAAAAGACTATGACGTCGCATATACATGCATGGAGCAAACCGGTACGCTGCATCTCAAGGACCGGCTCATATCCGAATTGAGCGGTGGCGAGAGACAAAGGGTCATAATCGCCAGGGCGCTGGCACAGGAGCCGGGCGTGCTGCTTCTGGACGAGCCTGTCTCACATCTTGACATTAACCATCAGATAGAGGTCCTCGAGCTCATCGAGCGATTAAAGAAGAACAACGGGCTTGAGGTCATAATGGTCATCCATGACCTTAACCTCGCGGCCAGATACTGCGACCGCCTCATACTTCTGCATGAGAATAAGATATTGTGCGCGGGAAGACCGGAAGACGTCCTTACCCGGGATAATATACGGAAGGCATTCTGCGCGAACGTCCTTGTCAGAAGGCATCCGCTGACAGGTTTCGTGTATATAACTCTCCTTAACTCGAACGAGCCTAAAGAAAAAGTATCCGGAAAGAAAGTGCACCTTATATCAGGTGCCGGTACCGGCACACAGATAATGTATTCATTGCTTTCAAAAGGCTATGACGTGTCCGCTGGCGTGCTTAACGTGCTGGACTCTGATTATGAGGCAGCCATGCAGCTAAACATCAAGACCGTGATAGAGGCTCCTTTCTCACCGATAACCCCCGAGGCGTATGCACAAAATATCGAGATGATGAAAAACGCCGACGTGATAGTCGTCTCCGACGTGCCGGTCGGCTGGGGTAACCTTAAGAACCTTGAGGCAGTGAGCGAGATCGCCGGCTCGAAGCCCGTCATTATGGTCGAGGATGAGATATCTACGGAAAAGGATTTCACAAACGGCGAGGCCAGTAAAATAAGGGAAAAGATAATGTCCGCAGGGGCTGTTATCGCACATGGTGCCGGCGAGTTGCCTGACATCATTAAAAATAAGCTGGATGCCTAG